The Candidatus Phaeomarinobacter ectocarpi genome includes a region encoding these proteins:
- the ribD gene encoding bifunctional diaminohydroxyphosphoribosylaminopyrimidine deaminase/5-amino-6-(5-phosphoribosylamino)uracil reductase RibD has translation MDLSPKEQVAPKERMAIDLRFMRMALTLARRGLGQVAPNPSVGCVLVDTSGDVPLVVGRGWTQPGGRPHAETQAIGRAGARARGTTAYVTLEPCAHTGKTGPCAQALIDAGISRAVVACTDDDPRVNGQGVAMLKDGGISVTEGVLEDEAKDANSGFTCRVTRNRPEVLLKIASTLDGKIATHTGKSHWITGEMARERTHLMRAQADAIMIGSATAIVDDPQLTCRLPGLSGRSPIRVIADGRLRLPLTSKLVRTASDTPVILLTREDADKDRAQAFEEQGVDLITVPLGPDNQMNMGAALTLLAERGITRVMVEGGARLAASLLRDNLIDRIEWFQAPKIIGDDGYSAVAGLGLDDIDLDAGFERQAVIALGEDVLTSLRVRHDI, from the coding sequence GGATGGCCATAGACCTGCGCTTTATGCGCATGGCGCTGACGCTTGCGCGTCGCGGTCTGGGCCAGGTTGCTCCCAATCCATCTGTCGGCTGCGTGCTGGTTGATACATCCGGTGATGTTCCCCTGGTCGTAGGCCGGGGCTGGACGCAACCGGGCGGTCGTCCCCACGCAGAGACACAGGCCATTGGCCGGGCGGGTGCACGGGCGCGCGGCACAACTGCCTATGTCACCCTTGAACCCTGTGCCCACACCGGCAAGACCGGACCATGTGCACAGGCTCTGATTGATGCAGGCATTTCCCGCGCTGTTGTGGCGTGTACGGACGATGATCCACGGGTGAATGGTCAGGGCGTCGCCATGTTGAAGGACGGCGGTATCTCGGTGACGGAAGGCGTGCTTGAGGATGAAGCCAAGGACGCCAATTCCGGGTTCACATGCCGGGTGACCCGAAACCGTCCCGAGGTTCTTTTGAAAATTGCCTCAACGCTGGACGGCAAGATTGCCACCCATACCGGCAAGAGCCACTGGATCACGGGTGAAATGGCGCGCGAGCGGACCCACCTCATGCGCGCGCAGGCCGACGCCATCATGATCGGCAGCGCAACTGCCATTGTCGATGACCCGCAGCTGACCTGCAGATTGCCAGGGCTCTCCGGCCGGTCGCCCATTCGCGTGATTGCGGATGGACGTCTCAGACTTCCCCTTACGTCAAAGCTGGTTCGGACGGCGTCTGACACACCGGTCATTCTTCTGACGCGTGAAGATGCGGACAAGGATCGGGCGCAGGCGTTTGAGGAGCAGGGTGTTGACCTCATCACGGTTCCGCTTGGTCCGGACAACCAGATGAATATGGGCGCTGCCCTGACGCTCCTTGCTGAGCGCGGCATCACGCGGGTGATGGTGGAGGGCGGAGCGCGCCTGGCCGCCAGTCTGCTGCGCGACAATCTGATTGATCGCATCGAGTGGTTTCAGGCACCGAAGATTATTGGCGACGACGGCTATTCTGCTGTCGCCGGACTGGGGCTTGATGACATTGATCTTGATGCTGGTTTTGAGCGTCAGGCGGTCATCGCCCTTGGCGAGGACGTGCTGACTAGCCTGCGCGTCCGTCACGACATTTAG
- a CDS encoding riboflavin synthase, with product MFTGIITDIGKVTQIEERGDTRFRIATIYEADGIDLGASIACSGACLTVIDKGRVDDKTFWFDVEASGETLNLTKLGSWKEGTRINLERALKAGDELGGHIVSGHVDGVGSLVSQKPEGDSWRLTFKAPADLTPYIASKGSISIDGISLTVNEVGQDTFGVNIIPHTQTQTTLGDLKDGDPVNLEIDMLARYVARQIEFAAK from the coding sequence ATGTTTACCGGCATCATTACTGACATCGGCAAGGTTACCCAGATCGAGGAACGCGGCGATACCCGTTTTCGGATCGCCACCATCTATGAGGCGGATGGCATTGACCTAGGCGCATCCATTGCCTGCTCCGGTGCCTGCCTGACGGTGATCGACAAAGGCCGGGTGGATGACAAGACCTTCTGGTTTGATGTGGAAGCCTCCGGCGAAACCCTCAACCTGACCAAGCTGGGGTCCTGGAAGGAAGGGACGCGGATCAATCTTGAACGCGCCCTTAAGGCGGGCGATGAGCTGGGCGGCCACATTGTGAGTGGTCATGTTGATGGGGTTGGCAGTCTGGTGAGCCAGAAGCCCGAAGGCGACAGCTGGCGGCTGACCTTCAAGGCGCCTGCGGACCTGACGCCTTACATCGCTTCAAAAGGCTCCATCTCCATAGATGGCATCTCCCTGACGGTGAATGAAGTGGGGCAGGACACCTTCGGGGTGAACATCATTCCCCACACTCAGACACAGACGACGCTGGGCGATCTTAAGGATGGTGACCCGGTAAATCTGGAAATTGACATGCTGGCGCGCTATGTCGCTCGCCAGATAGAGTTTGCAGCCAAATAA
- the ribH gene encoding 6,7-dimethyl-8-ribityllumazine synthase, with translation MNNKKPHILIIEARFYPELTDEMARGAIAEIEAAGGTYERMEVPGVLEIPAAVVYALRAMKVTGGQTSYDGFVTLGCVIRGETAHFDIVAFESARALMDLSVEHALALGNGIQTVENEDQAWARAKVDDKNKGGGAAAATLAMIAHKRAMKVDGL, from the coding sequence ATGAATAACAAAAAACCACATATTCTGATTATCGAAGCACGCTTTTATCCCGAACTCACGGATGAAATGGCGCGTGGTGCCATTGCAGAAATTGAAGCTGCCGGCGGTACCTATGAGCGCATGGAAGTTCCCGGCGTTCTGGAGATCCCGGCGGCTGTGGTGTACGCCCTTCGCGCCATGAAGGTGACCGGTGGCCAGACGTCCTATGATGGCTTTGTGACCCTTGGCTGTGTCATACGTGGCGAAACAGCGCATTTCGATATTGTTGCATTTGAAAGCGCGCGGGCGCTTATGGACCTGAGCGTCGAGCACGCACTGGCCCTGGGCAATGGCATTCAGACGGTTGAGAACGAAGACCAGGCCTGGGCGCGGGCCAAGGTAGACGACAAGAACAAGGGTGGCGGTGCTGCTGCTGCCACATTGGCGATGATCGCCCACAAACGCGCCATGAAGGTGGATGGACTTTGA
- the nusB gene encoding transcription antitermination factor NusB, with protein sequence MSKKPAQQQPHEARSNSRLAAVQALYQMDIGSADIGDVIAEFRAARLGRTYDGETAEELNDDNPADADFFESIVRGVVEKQAELDPAIDKALASGWRLPRLDATLRATLRAGTFEIYGRSDVPPKAVINEYVGVARAFFDGDEPKVVNAVLDRLAREHLGDV encoded by the coding sequence TTGAGCAAGAAGCCCGCACAACAACAGCCCCACGAAGCCCGCAGCAATTCGCGGTTGGCGGCTGTGCAGGCGCTCTATCAGATGGATATCGGCAGTGCTGACATCGGCGATGTTATTGCTGAGTTTCGCGCCGCCCGTCTGGGCCGCACCTATGATGGTGAAACGGCAGAAGAACTGAACGACGACAATCCGGCTGACGCGGACTTTTTTGAGTCCATCGTGCGCGGCGTCGTGGAGAAGCAGGCGGAACTTGACCCGGCCATCGACAAAGCCCTGGCGTCAGGCTGGCGGCTGCCCCGGCTGGATGCCACGTTGCGCGCCACTTTGCGTGCGGGCACGTTTGAAATCTACGGGCGCTCCGACGTACCGCCCAAGGCAGTCATCAACGAATATGTGGGCGTGGCCCGAGCCTTCTTTGATGGGGACGAGCCAAAGGTCGTCAACGCGGTGCTGGACCGTCTGGCCCGTGAGCATCTGGGTGATGTCTAG
- the ribB gene encoding 3,4-dihydroxy-2-butanone-4-phosphate synthase — MSEFSEFLSPIEDVIEDARNGKMFILVDAEDRENEGDLVIPAQMATPDAINFMAKYGRGLICLSMTEERSEQLNLHLMSSHNQSRHQTAFTISIEAREGVTTGISAHDRAHTIAVAVDPTKNYADIATPGHVFPLVAKKGGVLVRAGHTEAAVDVSRLAGLNPAGVICEIMNDDGTMARLPDLIQFSQLHNLKVATIADLIAYRRKHDNFMQRAIDRTFETENAGEFQMIVYRNNVQYSEHIALVKGDITTPDPVLVRMHAINVFDDILGAKGGRSHLIEESMKAIDKEGRGVIVIIRDTDATIVSDMLLTDDETRLQQGPRRLREYGVGAQILLDLGIRKMELLSNSPNPTIVGIDGYGLEVVGMRPITKS, encoded by the coding sequence ATGAGCGAGTTTTCCGAATTCCTGTCCCCGATCGAGGATGTCATCGAAGACGCCCGCAACGGCAAGATGTTCATTCTGGTGGATGCGGAGGATCGCGAGAACGAAGGCGATCTGGTGATCCCAGCGCAGATGGCGACCCCGGATGCGATCAACTTCATGGCGAAATATGGTCGCGGCCTGATCTGCCTGTCGATGACGGAGGAGCGGTCCGAGCAGCTCAACCTGCATTTGATGTCGTCGCACAACCAGTCGCGGCACCAGACGGCTTTCACCATTTCGATTGAAGCCCGCGAAGGTGTCACCACTGGTATTTCCGCCCATGATAGGGCGCACACGATTGCGGTCGCCGTGGACCCCACAAAGAACTACGCAGACATCGCGACGCCGGGCCATGTGTTCCCGCTGGTTGCCAAGAAGGGTGGCGTGCTTGTGCGAGCCGGCCACACGGAAGCCGCCGTTGACGTCTCACGCCTTGCGGGTCTGAACCCGGCTGGTGTGATCTGCGAGATCATGAATGATGACGGAACCATGGCGCGCCTGCCGGACCTCATTCAGTTTTCACAGCTGCACAATCTCAAAGTCGCGACCATCGCGGACCTGATCGCCTATCGCCGCAAGCATGACAATTTCATGCAGCGGGCCATCGACCGGACGTTTGAGACGGAAAACGCCGGCGAATTCCAGATGATCGTCTACCGGAACAATGTTCAGTACTCTGAGCATATTGCGCTTGTGAAGGGTGACATTACCACGCCCGACCCCGTGCTTGTGCGCATGCATGCCATCAACGTGTTTGATGACATTCTGGGTGCCAAGGGCGGGCGCTCGCATCTCATCGAAGAATCCATGAAGGCCATCGACAAGGAAGGCCGCGGCGTCATCGTCATCATCCGTGATACGGACGCGACCATCGTGTCAGACATGCTGCTGACCGATGACGAGACCCGCCTGCAGCAGGGGCCGCGTCGCCTGCGCGAATATGGGGTTGGCGCGCAGATCCTGCTCGATCTGGGCATCCGCAAGATGGAACTTCTTTCAAATTCACCAAACCCCACCATTGTCGGTATCGACGGGTACGGCCTTGAGGTTGTCGGCATGCGTCCGATCACCAAGAGCTGA